Within Pseudomonas paeninsulae, the genomic segment GCGCCTGGGTGGCGCTGAAGATGAGCCGGCTGGGGAATTTGATGCGCGCACGCAACGCCGCCAGGGTAAGGGGGGCAATGAGTCAGCGCGACTTACGCTCGCAAGTGGCTCCGCCCCCGCGTTACGTCAGGACTTCAGCACGCCAGAGGCCTTGGCGGTATGCGTCGCGATGATATCCATCAGCTCTGGCGACAGGCAGTCGTAAGGTTCCAGGCCGAGAGCCTTGAGTCGCGCACGTACTGAATCCATGAGCGCCGGCTCGGCGCCTGATTCGATGATCGAGGAAACGAATGCGGCGAATTGTGGCGCGGACCAGCCCTTCTCCGGGGACAGTTCCGTGTGGATGAAGTCGAATCCGTAGAGGGGATGAGTGCTGTTCTCGATGCGGCCGTACATATGCGCGCCGCACTGGCTACAGGCGTGCCGCTGGATGGTGGCCTGGGCATCGACCAGCGCAAGTTTCTCGGCGTGCTCGGTGACCTTAAGCTTGTCGCGCGGCACCACCGCGACCATGGAGAACAGGGCGCCCTTCGGCTTCCAGCACTTGGTGCAGCCGCAGGCGTGGTTATAGGCCGATTGCGCGTCGATTTGCACCCGGACAGGGTCCTGGGTGCAGCGGCAGACTAGCGTGCCGCCAGTGAAGTCCTCGGCATCCGCCGGGATGCCGTCGTCGATCGACGGGTGAAGCGAAAATGTGCTTGTCATTAGCCACCTCCTTAAAACCTGCAGAAGGTCCGGGGCTGTCATATCAGCCTACCGGGCGGAGACTTAAGCGTAGCAGGGAAAGGTGAAACCAGAAGCCCCGCGCAGTGGCGGCGCGTGGCATCTCAACGATGCTTGCGTTTACGGGCCTCACGATCAGGCTGGCGATGTGTGTTGTGTTGGTACTTTTGCTCTTCATACCTGTGCTGACTGGGTTTGTGATGGCCTATGACATGATGGCGATCCGCGCCTCTGTAATGGTCCCTGCTGCGGTCGTTGTACTCGTGATAGGCGCAACCGGTCATCAGCAGAAACGCCGCCGCCAGGGCGAGCATTGCAAGACGAGCTAGCATGACTGTCTCCTTAAATCTGGGATGGTTTATCCCTGCATGTATGAGACACCCAGCCGGTGTAAGAGGAGGTCAGGGAGGTGTAAAGGCTAGGTAAGGGGTGGGCGAAAACCGGTAACTCCGCGCTGACTGCCCGCGTCGGTTAAACACCGAGCCGTCCGCTAGCCCTTTATTGGAGTAAAGTCGCGATCTCCGGGGAACTTGCACCGTCTCGAACTTGTCCTTGAGTCGCCAGCTTTGTCCGCCGATCGGCACGCTGTGGGCAGGAGCAACCAGCAATCCAGGCGCAAGCGACAGCTCGTGCAGCGGTCCCAGCCATCATTAAACCCTTAGACAGGAGATGCGACGTGAGTAAAACAGCACAGGAATACGCGGATGAGCTGATGCCGCTGGGCCGCCTGCCAGATCCTGACCCAACC encodes:
- the gfa gene encoding S-(hydroxymethyl)glutathione synthase, which gives rise to MTSTFSLHPSIDDGIPADAEDFTGGTLVCRCTQDPVRVQIDAQSAYNHACGCTKCWKPKGALFSMVAVVPRDKLKVTEHAEKLALVDAQATIQRHACSQCGAHMYGRIENSTHPLYGFDFIHTELSPEKGWSAPQFAAFVSSIIESGAEPALMDSVRARLKALGLEPYDCLSPELMDIIATHTAKASGVLKS